A region of Vibrio chagasii DNA encodes the following proteins:
- a CDS encoding GNAT family N-acetyltransferase, giving the protein MFKLETDRLVLRDMTLEDQSAFVAMSQDAKYQRFYDETDCEPSKYHQLTQLFVEQAAEDPRQSYQLAVESKELGKFIGTVCLRLEDNQQASMGCAFAREIQGKGLPIEAAKALASFGFSELGAHRIYAETIGENLAAIKLCKSLGMRQEACFKEHRFFKNKWWDTVVLAMLRSEWERS; this is encoded by the coding sequence ATGTTCAAACTAGAAACTGACCGACTAGTTCTTCGAGATATGACGCTTGAGGATCAAAGCGCGTTTGTGGCTATGTCACAGGACGCCAAATATCAGCGTTTCTATGATGAGACTGATTGTGAGCCTAGTAAATACCATCAACTCACCCAATTGTTTGTTGAACAGGCTGCGGAAGATCCTCGTCAGTCTTATCAATTAGCTGTTGAAAGTAAAGAGTTAGGGAAGTTTATCGGAACCGTGTGTTTACGCCTTGAAGATAACCAGCAAGCTTCAATGGGCTGCGCTTTTGCGAGAGAAATCCAGGGGAAAGGGCTACCCATAGAAGCGGCCAAAGCTCTGGCTAGTTTTGGGTTTTCAGAGTTAGGGGCTCATCGAATTTATGCGGAAACCATTGGTGAGAATCTAGCGGCGATAAAATTGTGCAAGTCACTTGGAATGAGACAAGAAGCTTGCTTTAAAGAGCACCGATTCTTCAAAAATAAGTGGTGGGATACCGTTGTATTAGCAATGCTCCGCTCAGAGTGGGAACGAAGTTGA
- a CDS encoding helix-turn-helix domain-containing protein, which yields MLLYLNNQNDALEIYDQSLRIINSVSLSLIELNILQVLYKNVYKPCTRQELKQAGWPDRVVGPNSLNVCIMHLRKKLKSIIPESEIRVVPSHGYKLLVPTSFSLINEEEFPDIRLKVNAKKTIETQLENNLSSSALNKSTRVYAEYGLTSSKERHKKIRWEDLALTACIWLYAISLYHSIFN from the coding sequence ATGTTGTTGTATTTAAATAACCAAAATGACGCTCTAGAAATCTACGATCAATCTCTGAGGATTATAAACTCAGTATCTCTTAGCCTCATTGAACTAAATATTCTCCAAGTACTATATAAGAATGTTTATAAGCCTTGTACGCGACAAGAATTGAAGCAAGCAGGATGGCCAGACCGTGTGGTAGGCCCAAACTCGTTGAATGTTTGTATTATGCATCTTCGGAAAAAACTTAAGTCGATCATTCCAGAATCAGAAATAAGAGTAGTACCTTCGCACGGCTATAAGTTGCTAGTTCCCACCTCATTTAGCTTAATCAATGAAGAGGAATTTCCCGATATAAGACTGAAAGTTAACGCAAAAAAAACCATAGAGACACAACTGGAGAACAATCTAAGCTCATCGGCGCTAAATAAGAGCACACGAGTTTATGCTGAGTATGGATTAACCAGTAGCAAAGAGCGTCACAAGAAAATTAGATGGGAGGACCTCGCGCTTACTGCCTGCATCTGGCTATATGCGATTTCACTCTATCACTCAATTTTTAACTGA
- a CDS encoding winged helix-turn-helix domain-containing protein — MFKKLSIDTVRRTITLIDSDSGQENQPLELNRSEYNLLLAFCESHGEVIDKQALIEKGWPGRVVGENSLAVAIMKLRKKLDSLELGFEVNNLPGEGYVFINAMGIDIVHEELVSKSDRSPESQHVLVDDVQSPENQISATDGEVEAPELIQEQPSQSMFEVLSRWGRKPVVWEVTIALFIGLVMFYFVYREAFECFECFGGGVSG, encoded by the coding sequence ATGTTTAAAAAACTTTCTATAGATACAGTAAGAAGAACCATCACTTTGATAGACAGTGACTCAGGACAAGAGAATCAACCCTTAGAGCTGAATCGAAGTGAATACAATCTGCTGTTGGCTTTTTGTGAATCACACGGAGAAGTGATTGATAAACAGGCTTTGATAGAAAAAGGTTGGCCAGGGAGAGTTGTCGGTGAAAACTCTCTTGCTGTCGCTATTATGAAATTACGGAAAAAGTTAGACAGCTTAGAGCTTGGGTTCGAAGTTAATAATTTACCCGGAGAAGGCTATGTGTTCATTAATGCGATGGGCATAGATATTGTTCATGAAGAGCTAGTAAGTAAGAGTGACAGGTCTCCTGAATCACAGCATGTATTGGTTGACGACGTGCAATCTCCAGAGAACCAAATTTCTGCAACAGATGGGGAGGTTGAAGCGCCCGAGTTAATTCAAGAACAGCCATCACAATCAATGTTTGAAGTTTTATCTCGCTGGGGGAGAAAGCCCGTCGTTTGGGAAGTAACCATTGCGCTGTTCATCGGTCTGGTGATGTTTTATTTCGTTTATCGTGAAGCTTTCGAGTGTTTTGAATGCTTTGGAGGGGGTGTGAGTGGTTAG
- a CDS encoding TcfC E-set like domain-containing protein — MKNSTFITTTFLGSLTLSQLVFANGNTLIPAGFEDFYSQQERDVEIKNINGRYMTIPMLVTYNSVQFSNPDDATAVVNELMSSGLNERTAKQIVAGFARGQSNTVDCQGDLNLCSLTPKSYDTFYDYHSNKLYVYVNKELLKESKPKALKKHYASTYNANPGLINNASLYTSSDFTNNLNVNLSDQFILGLPYGSVHVDTYLSNQEDTSELNYGYYNLEYQNLRLTTGYHQDRLALNSTSFLLNGTHYHDVNVNLSSSKNLSRTAKNEDQSLYFYAQTQGVLKILRNDQIIVQQSVKEGQGSISYSELPDGVYDVTVEISVGNQILSSESVRIYNANTDTLNTGEFDYSIAVGQFQDNDTYLNDDSQPSSLSSSKELKGVAFLQGGLAYKWSDTQTVAIGSTITNEHAMAQLGSKGYLPFDSRYEMFLSNIDSEAWYLSGYWNLGALGFTYERLNNPDQNPFAEYLYGASDKEQLGISTSYTIGDTVRGYSSVNHIEQSNLYNSSLSNWSLSSGLSAPFIVDSTLDLNVTFNNEQLTSNWEDGELSISLNWSVPLSSKLTGNTGFTVTENGFSQYTNSLETQDLVDDQDADLRLTASNSYYVNSPNAAVTNVTAYAAKRDEHYQADGFVYAANNGEKALNATLRSTQIIGGESVSFTTAKSDAYVVVDTQNNIRFDVDERKTKGLVVVRTDDQVMNKQYIYDDRAVITLDDYQAATIELDVESVALHNTGQQSVTGYTHPGSVIELNSNVSRVISFVSKFKDIFGNDVHDIECEGPACLNVSSITSGIHKVDVQEGQQFALTTNGQQCYLPSVDDAKQLNFGTNFCQPNLNPMESMMLVSNNEEINVMYIGEFDDINILNKQLHALTDNGMEFITTRLGRTSFVYLTVNKDLQLSHQQRQHIENVARYANSESLREHNFVLNRPEGN, encoded by the coding sequence GTGAAAAATAGCACGTTTATTACAACAACGTTCTTAGGTTCGTTGACCTTGTCACAACTGGTTTTTGCTAATGGAAACACTTTAATCCCAGCGGGGTTTGAAGATTTTTATTCGCAACAAGAACGCGATGTCGAGATAAAAAACATTAATGGTCGTTACATGACGATTCCTATGCTGGTAACTTACAATTCAGTGCAATTCAGTAACCCTGACGATGCGACTGCAGTTGTAAATGAACTGATGTCATCAGGATTAAATGAGCGTACAGCAAAACAGATAGTTGCTGGCTTTGCTCGCGGCCAATCGAATACAGTTGACTGCCAAGGTGACCTGAACTTATGTAGCCTTACACCGAAAAGCTACGACACATTTTATGACTATCACTCAAACAAGCTATACGTCTATGTAAACAAAGAACTGCTTAAGGAGAGTAAACCGAAAGCACTCAAGAAGCATTACGCGTCTACCTACAACGCAAATCCAGGCTTAATTAACAACGCAAGCTTGTACACATCAAGCGATTTTACTAATAACTTGAATGTGAATTTAAGTGATCAATTCATCTTGGGACTGCCTTATGGCTCGGTTCATGTCGACACCTACTTAAGCAACCAAGAAGATACGTCAGAGCTTAATTATGGCTACTACAATCTTGAGTACCAAAACCTGCGTCTAACTACGGGCTATCACCAAGATCGCTTGGCGCTTAATAGCACCTCTTTCCTGCTAAACGGCACTCATTATCATGATGTAAATGTAAATTTGTCATCGAGTAAAAACCTAAGCCGCACCGCTAAAAACGAAGACCAATCACTGTACTTCTATGCCCAAACGCAAGGCGTACTCAAAATTCTACGCAATGATCAGATCATCGTTCAACAGTCGGTAAAAGAAGGTCAAGGAAGCATCAGCTACTCAGAACTACCCGATGGCGTTTATGACGTTACCGTTGAGATCTCGGTTGGAAACCAGATACTTTCCTCGGAGTCGGTGAGAATTTACAACGCGAATACCGACACGCTAAATACGGGAGAATTCGACTACTCGATCGCTGTAGGCCAATTCCAAGATAACGACACCTATCTAAATGATGACAGCCAACCTTCAAGTTTATCTTCATCCAAAGAACTCAAAGGTGTGGCATTCCTTCAAGGTGGATTGGCTTATAAATGGTCGGATACACAAACGGTTGCGATTGGTAGCACTATAACTAACGAACATGCGATGGCGCAATTGGGGTCTAAAGGCTACCTACCATTCGACAGTCGCTATGAAATGTTCCTTTCGAATATCGACAGTGAGGCTTGGTATTTATCTGGCTACTGGAACCTAGGTGCATTGGGCTTTACCTATGAGCGCCTAAACAACCCAGACCAAAACCCATTTGCAGAATATTTATACGGTGCCAGTGACAAAGAACAGCTCGGTATTTCCACCAGCTACACCATTGGTGACACCGTGCGTGGATATAGCTCAGTGAATCACATAGAACAAAGTAATTTATACAACAGCTCACTAAGCAATTGGTCACTGTCTTCTGGTTTAAGTGCGCCGTTTATTGTCGATTCAACTCTCGACCTTAACGTCACCTTTAACAATGAACAACTGACATCCAATTGGGAGGATGGTGAGCTCTCTATCTCTCTGAATTGGTCGGTACCTCTTTCATCGAAGCTTACTGGCAATACGGGTTTCACCGTCACAGAAAATGGCTTTAGCCAATATACCAATAGCTTAGAAACGCAGGATCTCGTCGACGACCAAGACGCGGACTTGCGACTCACCGCGAGCAACAGTTACTACGTTAACTCCCCTAATGCGGCGGTAACGAATGTAACAGCGTACGCCGCTAAACGTGACGAGCATTACCAAGCTGACGGCTTTGTCTACGCCGCGAACAACGGCGAAAAAGCGTTAAACGCAACATTACGTAGCACCCAAATTATTGGTGGTGAGAGCGTGAGTTTCACTACAGCAAAAAGTGATGCTTACGTGGTGGTCGATACTCAAAACAACATCCGCTTTGATGTCGATGAACGAAAAACCAAAGGGTTGGTAGTGGTAAGAACCGATGACCAAGTGATGAACAAACAATACATCTACGATGACCGCGCAGTCATTACTTTAGATGACTACCAAGCCGCAACCATCGAGCTTGATGTCGAGAGCGTCGCTTTGCACAACACTGGTCAACAATCAGTAACTGGATACACGCACCCTGGTTCAGTCATTGAATTGAATTCAAACGTGAGTCGTGTGATTAGTTTTGTCAGCAAATTCAAAGATATTTTCGGCAACGATGTACACGACATTGAATGTGAAGGTCCGGCTTGTTTGAACGTATCAAGCATTACGTCTGGCATTCACAAAGTTGACGTACAAGAAGGTCAACAGTTCGCTTTAACCACTAACGGTCAGCAATGCTATTTGCCATCGGTTGATGATGCAAAGCAACTGAACTTTGGTACCAACTTCTGCCAACCGAACTTGAATCCGATGGAATCTATGATGTTGGTGAGCAACAACGAAGAAATAAACGTGATGTACATCGGTGAATTCGATGACATCAACATACTGAACAAACAATTGCATGCGCTGACTGACAACGGAATGGAGTTTATTACCACTCGTCTAGGTCGTACTTCTTTTGTTTATCTGACTGTAAATAAGGATCTTCAACTCAGTCATCAACAACGTCAACACATAGAAAATGTTGCTCGCTACGCCAATTCGGAATCGCTACGAGAGCACAACTTTGTACTTAACCGACCTGAAGGTAACTGA
- a CDS encoding BLUF domain-containing protein, whose product MFLTRLIYVSTLCESCDAEALNDILQISHDRNKQSHLTGLLSHNDKYFLQCIEGSRSAVNHTYNHILNDKRHKKVMILYFKEIDCRQFGDWSMGDIPQSSLTELVNLQFSTSNQFNPYEMSGESAYQMLLELKQNLPSE is encoded by the coding sequence ATGTTCCTAACCCGGTTAATTTATGTCAGTACACTTTGTGAAAGTTGTGACGCTGAGGCTTTGAACGATATTCTCCAGATCTCGCACGACCGCAATAAACAAAGCCATTTGACAGGTCTTCTTAGTCACAACGACAAATATTTCCTCCAATGCATCGAAGGATCGAGAAGCGCCGTAAACCATACTTACAACCACATCCTAAATGATAAGCGCCATAAAAAGGTAATGATCCTGTATTTCAAGGAAATAGACTGTAGGCAATTTGGAGATTGGTCTATGGGAGATATCCCTCAATCAAGTTTGACCGAATTGGTGAACTTACAGTTTTCGACATCCAACCAATTCAACCCATATGAAATGTCCGGTGAAAGTGCTTATCAAATGCTTCTCGAGTTGAAGCAGAATTTACCATCCGAATAG
- a CDS encoding OmpA family protein, producing the protein MKITIGLVSGVMSALILAGCATDTYVSQENRDKFAGLDVSKFLISECLAPEREVHIAIAEHFAFDKYKLRDLDKINLDSFVQEIRGLKGRITIVGHTDYKGSQEYNERLSQRRAKSVADYLQTHLDPKNYDWEVKHLGETQPLLLGKTDKDRAENRRAFIVFEEAQKYEEMPFCEPPKPERKVYMAITPHFDFDKSVLKPEDLTQLDDFASQLSGLQGNIMVAGHTDQAGSVSYNEKLAERRAESVVKYLKTKLDPKQFIWEVKSFGKLQPAINERSEKADALNRRAFIVFKESDITAEQQTLSGSEQEFLRRESEKKLGND; encoded by the coding sequence ATGAAAATAACAATTGGCCTAGTCAGCGGCGTAATGAGCGCTTTGATACTTGCTGGCTGTGCAACCGACACCTATGTGAGTCAAGAAAACCGAGACAAGTTTGCAGGTTTAGATGTTTCTAAGTTTCTGATTAGTGAATGTTTAGCACCTGAACGTGAAGTGCACATTGCGATTGCAGAGCACTTTGCTTTTGATAAGTACAAGCTACGTGACCTCGACAAGATCAACCTAGATAGCTTCGTTCAAGAGATCAGAGGCTTAAAAGGGCGTATCACGATTGTCGGGCACACCGATTACAAAGGTTCTCAGGAATATAATGAGCGCCTTTCTCAGCGACGCGCTAAGTCAGTGGCTGACTACCTACAGACGCATTTGGACCCTAAGAATTACGATTGGGAAGTGAAACACCTCGGCGAAACTCAGCCTCTGTTGCTAGGTAAAACAGATAAAGACCGAGCGGAGAACCGCCGTGCGTTTATCGTGTTTGAAGAAGCGCAGAAGTACGAAGAGATGCCTTTCTGTGAGCCACCAAAACCTGAGCGTAAAGTGTATATGGCGATCACACCGCACTTTGATTTTGATAAGTCAGTGCTGAAACCAGAGGACTTAACTCAGTTAGATGACTTTGCATCTCAATTGAGTGGCTTGCAAGGCAACATCATGGTGGCAGGGCATACTGACCAAGCTGGTTCGGTTTCTTACAACGAGAAGTTAGCGGAGCGCCGCGCAGAAAGCGTGGTGAAGTACCTCAAAACCAAACTCGACCCTAAACAGTTTATCTGGGAAGTGAAGTCGTTTGGTAAATTGCAGCCAGCGATAAACGAACGTTCAGAGAAAGCGGATGCACTTAACCGCCGAGCGTTTATCGTGTTTAAAGAATCGGATATTACGGCTGAACAGCAAACACTGTCGGGTAGTGAGCAAGAGTTTCTTCGTCGTGAAAGCGAAAAGAAGCTTGGTAATGATTAA
- a CDS encoding outer membrane beta-barrel protein — translation MKLSTFSFGDALATKYAIAGALILPNLCLADTSPFYIGADVTNAGKTNSDVSDNAFGGQILLGYDLSETWSLEASTGYYGHIKTMIEPDYPYSEVIEERFSGTDISLLGSLPLSRQYNLYAGAGALLEGSSWSPITQFGVEYEFDEQLTMKFGYKFVFNNDPEKDLQVLSIGMRYHFPMQHTREPEPFVYDDIKVTSTSERTIYEPKVEQQICKPIRYIVKQGDWLIKIAQKQQISFEVLKQLNGNFTDLKNINLIYAGDVVLVPNRHCN, via the coding sequence ATGAAACTATCGACTTTTTCTTTCGGTGACGCTTTGGCGACGAAATACGCTATCGCCGGAGCCTTAATTCTGCCTAACCTATGCTTGGCCGACACTTCACCGTTTTACATCGGTGCTGACGTCACTAACGCAGGCAAAACAAACTCTGACGTATCTGACAACGCATTTGGTGGGCAGATTCTATTGGGCTATGACCTAAGTGAAACCTGGTCCCTTGAAGCCAGCACCGGCTATTACGGGCACATTAAAACAATGATAGAACCCGACTACCCTTACTCTGAAGTGATCGAAGAAAGATTCAGTGGCACTGATATTTCGCTACTGGGCTCTCTCCCACTCTCTCGTCAATACAACCTGTATGCAGGAGCTGGAGCTTTACTAGAAGGAAGCAGCTGGTCCCCGATTACACAGTTTGGCGTAGAGTATGAGTTTGATGAACAGCTAACGATGAAGTTTGGCTATAAGTTCGTCTTCAACAATGACCCAGAAAAAGACCTTCAAGTGCTGAGTATAGGCATGCGTTATCACTTCCCTATGCAGCACACAAGAGAACCTGAACCCTTCGTTTACGATGATATAAAGGTTACCTCAACATCAGAAAGAACCATTTATGAGCCCAAGGTCGAGCAGCAGATCTGTAAGCCAATTCGTTACATCGTAAAACAAGGTGACTGGTTGATTAAAATTGCCCAAAAACAGCAAATCAGTTTCGAAGTGTTGAAACAGCTGAATGGCAACTTTACCGACCTTAAAAACATCAATTTGATCTACGCAGGAGATGTCGTCCTTGTACCAAATAGGCACTGTAATTAG
- a CDS encoding LysE family transporter yields the protein MEYLLVLLHVALIWMLAVATPGANVLLTINTALHYNRKLAKYSAFGVSTSILLWSLFGCTGLVILFSHFPALFSVMKIVGGSYLLYLGMRQILLRRKANQLDEGLNASEAMLPSSRKVFMSAFITSILNPKTGFFVVSLFSVSMPENITIPMAIAIMLTMSGITLCWHMFLATAFSHRAAKSVYARISNVMDYVTGGLFTLFGIKVMAS from the coding sequence ATGGAATATTTATTGGTTCTTCTTCACGTTGCGTTGATATGGATGCTGGCGGTCGCAACGCCCGGCGCGAATGTACTGTTGACGATTAACACAGCGCTGCACTATAACCGCAAGCTAGCGAAATATTCTGCTTTTGGTGTCAGTACATCTATATTGCTATGGTCACTGTTTGGATGCACTGGCTTGGTTATTTTGTTCTCCCATTTCCCAGCACTGTTTAGCGTTATGAAGATCGTTGGTGGCAGTTATTTGTTGTATTTGGGTATGCGCCAGATCCTTTTAAGACGAAAAGCCAATCAGCTAGATGAAGGTTTGAATGCTAGCGAAGCGATGCTGCCTTCAAGTAGAAAAGTCTTTATGTCTGCGTTCATCACTAGCATCTTAAACCCTAAGACGGGTTTCTTTGTAGTGAGTTTGTTTAGCGTCTCTATGCCGGAAAATATTACCATCCCGATGGCCATCGCCATTATGCTGACTATGTCTGGTATTACCTTATGTTGGCATATGTTTCTGGCGACAGCCTTTTCACATCGAGCAGCGAAAAGTGTTTATGCACGTATCTCAAATGTCATGGATTATGTAACCGGCGGCTTGTTTACTTTGTTTGGTATTAAAGTTATGGCGTCTTAA
- a CDS encoding TIGR03643 family protein, translated as MKLSKESESRIIEMAWEDRTPFEAIEHQFGLNESQVISFMRSHMKPGSFKLWRARVAGRATKHVKLRSSEVSRGYCPTQYKRQ; from the coding sequence ATGAAATTATCTAAAGAGAGTGAATCAAGAATTATTGAAATGGCGTGGGAAGACCGAACGCCATTTGAGGCAATAGAACACCAATTTGGTTTAAATGAATCACAGGTGATTAGTTTTATGCGTAGCCATATGAAGCCAGGTAGCTTCAAATTGTGGCGCGCTCGCGTCGCAGGTCGCGCGACAAAACATGTAAAACTTCGTAGCTCTGAAGTGTCGAGAGGTTATTGTCCAACACAATATAAGCGGCAGTAG